The following coding sequences are from one Prochlorococcus sp. MIT 1314 window:
- the radA gene encoding DNA repair protein RadA, producing the protein MSSKLSTFICQNCGTKTSQYFGKCLNCNSWNSIVEELKNKRPKYQDFKNNKKSIPFNEISSKKISRFTTGFKEFDRVLGGGIVPGSVVLLGGEPGIGKSTIVLQAASKISLNEKVLYVTAEESLEQVKIRWERLNQKSIDLKIFAETNISLIIEEIKRVNPSFAIIDSIQAIHNHEMESSPGSVSQVRTCSSELQNLAKDNNIALLVIGHVTKDGALAGPKTLEHLVDVVINFEGDNISSHRLLRGIKNRFGSTFEIGIFEMLEEGLREIKNPSSIFTNKENISGVTTTITNEGTRPFAVDIQALVNKTFYSNPRRTTTGISINRLHQILAVIEKHVGIKLSEFDCYVATGGGFEINDPSSDLGVAISILSSLKNIPPLTSSSYIGELGLSGQVRKSNNLRTKIEEAARIGIKNIIVPKLDEDLNKIFKNIINIKEISNIKEAVDYSLLN; encoded by the coding sequence ATGTCTAGCAAATTATCGACTTTTATATGTCAAAATTGCGGAACTAAAACTTCTCAATACTTTGGGAAATGCCTTAATTGCAACTCATGGAATTCAATTGTTGAAGAACTTAAAAACAAGAGACCTAAATATCAAGATTTTAAAAATAATAAGAAATCCATACCTTTCAATGAAATTTCATCTAAAAAAATATCAAGATTTACCACTGGATTTAAGGAATTTGATCGAGTTCTTGGAGGTGGTATAGTGCCTGGATCTGTTGTACTACTTGGAGGAGAGCCAGGTATAGGCAAAAGTACAATAGTTCTTCAAGCAGCAAGCAAAATATCTCTCAATGAGAAAGTTTTATACGTTACCGCGGAAGAATCATTAGAACAAGTAAAAATCAGATGGGAAAGATTAAATCAAAAGAGTATTGATTTAAAAATTTTTGCAGAAACAAATATATCCTTAATTATTGAAGAGATCAAACGCGTAAATCCAAGCTTTGCAATTATTGATAGTATTCAAGCTATCCATAATCATGAAATGGAAAGTTCGCCAGGATCGGTCTCTCAAGTTAGAACATGTTCATCTGAATTGCAAAATCTGGCTAAAGACAATAATATTGCACTTCTAGTAATTGGTCATGTTACCAAAGATGGAGCTTTAGCTGGTCCAAAAACTCTAGAGCATTTAGTTGATGTAGTAATAAACTTTGAAGGAGATAATATTTCCTCACATAGATTACTAAGAGGTATAAAAAATCGATTTGGATCAACCTTTGAAATCGGAATTTTTGAAATGCTTGAAGAGGGATTAAGAGAAATAAAAAACCCAAGTTCAATCTTTACAAATAAAGAAAACATTTCAGGAGTAACAACTACGATAACTAATGAAGGAACTCGACCATTCGCAGTAGATATACAAGCACTAGTAAATAAAACTTTTTATAGTAATCCAAGACGAACAACAACTGGAATTAGCATTAACAGATTACATCAAATTTTGGCCGTTATTGAAAAACACGTAGGTATTAAATTATCTGAATTTGATTGTTATGTAGCTACTGGGGGGGGTTTTGAAATAAATGATCCTTCATCTGACTTAGGTGTAGCAATATCAATTTTATCAAGTTTGAAAAATATTCCTCCTTTGACGAGTAGCTCATATATTGGAGAACTGGGTCTGAGCGGTCAAGTTAGAAAATCGAATAACCTTCGAACAAAAATAGAAGAGGCTGCAAGAATAGGGATCAAAAATATAATTGTACCGAAATTAGACGAGGATCT
- the rpaB gene encoding response regulator transcription factor RpaB, with product MALSSQTKETILVADDEASIRRILETRLSMIGYKVVTASDGKEALKLFKDYEPDLVVLDVMMPKLDGYGVCQELRKDSDVPIVMLTALGDVADRITGLELGADDYVVKPFSPKELEARIRCVLRRIDKEQMPGMPNSGLILVTDIKIDTNRRQVFKSDERIRLTGMEFSLLELLVSRSGEPFSRGEILKEVWGYTPERHVDTRVVDVHISRLRSKLEADPANPELILTARGTGYLFQRIVDIAPFNGK from the coding sequence ATGGCTTTATCTAGTCAAACTAAAGAAACAATCCTTGTCGCAGATGACGAGGCAAGTATTAGAAGAATTCTGGAGACACGACTCTCCATGATTGGGTACAAAGTTGTAACTGCAAGTGATGGTAAAGAAGCACTAAAGTTATTTAAAGACTATGAGCCTGATTTGGTAGTACTTGATGTCATGATGCCAAAGTTAGATGGTTATGGAGTTTGTCAAGAATTAAGAAAAGATTCCGATGTTCCAATTGTTATGTTAACTGCATTAGGAGATGTTGCTGATAGGATAACAGGTTTAGAATTAGGGGCTGATGATTATGTAGTGAAACCATTTAGTCCTAAGGAATTAGAAGCTAGAATTAGGTGCGTTCTAAGAAGAATTGACAAAGAACAAATGCCTGGGATGCCCAATTCAGGATTAATTTTGGTTACTGATATAAAAATTGATACAAATCGAAGACAAGTTTTTAAAAGCGATGAAAGAATTAGATTAACTGGTATGGAATTTAGTCTCTTAGAGCTTTTGGTAAGTAGGTCAGGAGAGCCATTTAGTAGAGGAGAGATCTTAAAAGAGGTTTGGGGATATACACCTGAGAGACATGTAGATACAAGAGTAGTGGATGTTCACATATCAAGATTAAGGTCAAAACTTGAGGCTGATCCTGCTAATCCTGAGTTGATATTAACAGCACGAGGCACAGGATATCTTTTTCAAAGGATTGTTGATATTGCTCCTTTTAATGGTAAATAA
- the plsX gene encoding phosphate acyltransferase PlsX: MRKETAHKINKSRAIRRLVIWYKRNSAVTSIVDTAASSAVTASNVAGNVVSGAGSVVSTASNVASNVAGNVAGNVVSSAESVVNTASSVVSNASSLAKNTLQPLVFDPLKRLQNNDNVLDMEEDSQSNRIWIAVDGMGGDYAPGPILEGCLEAISRFPINIKFVGNIEKVKNAAEKIGLIELFEKEIKNNRLELIDSGDPIGMNEEATAVRKRKNASINVAMDLVRNNKAQAVYSAGNSGAMMASAIFRIGRLKGIDRPAIGALFPTRDQTHPVLVLDVGANTDCKPSYLHQFALLGNIYAKDVLQVKEPRIGLLNIGEEECKGNDLSLKTFELLSNEKSFDFAGNCEGRDVLSGSFDVVVCDGFTGNILLKFLESVGGVLLDILRSELPRGRRGKVGSAFLKSNLLRIKKRLDHAEHGGALLLGVNGICVIGHGSSKSLSVVSALRLAHSAVNHNVMENLNQLQKHQVLNS, translated from the coding sequence ATGAGAAAAGAAACTGCACATAAAATTAATAAGTCCAGAGCTATCAGAAGATTAGTTATTTGGTACAAAAGAAACTCGGCCGTAACTTCAATAGTAGATACTGCTGCTAGTTCTGCAGTAACGGCTAGTAATGTTGCGGGTAACGTAGTTTCTGGTGCTGGATCTGTCGTGAGCACGGCTAGTAATGTTGCTAGTAATGTTGCGGGTAATGTTGCAGGTAATGTAGTTTCAAGCGCTGAATCTGTGGTGAACACTGCTAGTAGTGTAGTTTCAAATGCGAGTTCATTGGCTAAAAATACATTACAGCCATTAGTTTTTGACCCATTAAAAAGATTACAAAATAACGATAATGTTCTAGATATGGAGGAGGACTCGCAATCTAATAGAATTTGGATTGCAGTTGATGGTATGGGTGGAGATTATGCGCCTGGGCCAATACTAGAGGGTTGTCTGGAGGCGATAAGCAGATTTCCCATAAATATAAAGTTTGTTGGCAATATCGAAAAAGTTAAAAACGCAGCAGAAAAAATTGGCTTGATAGAATTGTTTGAAAAAGAAATAAAAAATAATCGTCTTGAATTAATTGATAGTGGAGATCCTATAGGAATGAATGAAGAGGCTACTGCAGTCAGAAAAAGGAAAAATGCAAGTATAAATGTTGCAATGGATTTAGTAAGAAACAATAAAGCTCAAGCTGTTTACTCAGCTGGTAATTCAGGAGCAATGATGGCTTCTGCCATATTTAGAATTGGAAGATTGAAAGGGATTGATAGACCCGCTATTGGTGCATTATTTCCAACAAGGGACCAAACTCATCCTGTCTTGGTTTTAGATGTTGGAGCAAATACAGATTGTAAACCTTCTTATCTGCATCAGTTTGCTCTTTTAGGTAATATTTATGCAAAAGATGTCTTGCAAGTAAAAGAACCAAGAATTGGCCTTTTGAATATTGGAGAAGAAGAATGCAAAGGTAATGATTTATCCCTGAAAACATTTGAACTACTGTCTAATGAAAAAAGTTTTGATTTTGCAGGTAATTGCGAAGGTCGAGACGTATTGTCAGGTAGTTTCGATGTAGTCGTTTGTGATGGTTTTACTGGCAATATATTATTAAAATTTCTTGAGTCTGTGGGAGGGGTTTTATTAGATATTTTGAGGTCTGAGCTTCCAAGAGGGAGGCGGGGAAAAGTTGGTTCGGCTTTTTTAAAAAGTAATTTACTAAGAATTAAGAAAAGATTAGATCATGCCGAACATGGAGGTGCATTATTACTTGGGGTAAATGGTATTTGCGTAATTGGCCACGGCAGTAGTAAGTCTTTATCAGTAGTTAGCGCTCTCCGTTTGGCTCACTCCGCCGTCAATCACAACGTGATGGAAAATTTAAATCAACTTCAAAAGCATCAAGTTTTAAATTCATAA
- a CDS encoding beta-ketoacyl-ACP synthase III codes for MEAIKFNQIGVSFKGSGSYVPDQILTNQQISQKVDTSDEWIKSRTGISERRIASLGDNVTEMGYQAALTAIEMANWEIETIDLIVLATSTPHDLFGSAPSIQSKLGAYNAVAFDLTAACSGFLFALITASQFLKGGSFKRAIIIGADQLSSFVDWNDRRSCILFGDGAGALAIEATNEFDNFIGFDMRTDGERGCFLNLPSKNSKDSIIDNIDFLNGGFSPIQMNGQEVYKFAVKEVPKILDKLFRKTNYSSKEVDWLLLHQANQRILDSVGDRLKIPREKILSNLEKYGNTSAATIPLMLDEAIKNNRVKQNDIIATSGFGAGLSWGAALIKWG; via the coding sequence TTGGAAGCAATAAAGTTTAACCAGATTGGAGTCTCATTTAAAGGAAGTGGCAGTTATGTACCTGATCAAATACTAACCAATCAACAAATTAGTCAAAAGGTAGATACAAGTGATGAATGGATAAAATCTAGAACTGGAATTTCTGAGAGGAGGATTGCAAGCTTAGGAGATAATGTCACTGAGATGGGCTATCAGGCAGCACTAACTGCTATTGAAATGGCTAATTGGGAAATTGAAACGATTGATTTGATTGTTTTAGCTACTTCTACTCCCCATGATTTATTTGGTTCAGCGCCCTCTATTCAATCTAAATTGGGGGCTTATAATGCTGTAGCTTTTGATTTAACTGCAGCATGTAGTGGTTTCTTATTCGCATTAATAACAGCATCACAATTTTTAAAAGGTGGTAGTTTTAAGAGGGCTATTATTATAGGAGCAGATCAATTATCAAGCTTTGTTGATTGGAACGATAGAAGAAGTTGTATTCTTTTTGGAGATGGTGCAGGTGCATTAGCAATTGAAGCAACAAATGAATTTGATAATTTCATTGGCTTTGATATGAGGACTGATGGGGAAAGGGGTTGTTTTCTTAATCTTCCATCAAAAAATAGTAAGGATTCAATAATTGATAACATTGACTTTTTAAATGGAGGTTTTTCTCCAATTCAGATGAATGGTCAGGAAGTTTACAAATTTGCGGTTAAAGAAGTTCCGAAAATTCTTGATAAGTTGTTTAGAAAAACGAACTATAGTTCTAAGGAAGTTGATTGGCTTTTATTACATCAAGCTAATCAAAGAATATTGGACTCTGTAGGAGACAGATTAAAAATTCCTAGAGAAAAAATTCTTAGCAATTTAGAAAAATATGGTAATACTTCAGCGGCAACAATTCCTCTAATGTTAGATGAGGCTATTAAAAATAATAGAGTTAAACAAAATGATATTATTGCAACAAGTGGTTTTGGTGCTGGGCTAAGTTGGGGTGCAGCCCTTATTAAATGGGGTTAA
- the fabD gene encoding ACP S-malonyltransferase has protein sequence MTVAWVFPGQGSQKIGMAKQIENLPNTKERFSYASEIFERNLFEICELNSESTNSLDDLNDTRNTQICLFLVESILLDALKNNGFKPNYVAGHSLGEITALYCADVFTFEDCVALIKIRSQLMVNAGKGSMAAVIGFDRNQLDLLVKKIDDIVIANDNSSSQVVLSGSHAALDNLSREITCKRFLKLNVSGAFHSPFMNEPSAKFSEYLKQIKFNNPSFPVISNSEPSLCSDPNELKIRLKNQMCNGVRWRETMDLMAKDSDLHIVEIGPSNVLSGLGKRHLKDVKISQVSSSDQITY, from the coding sequence ATGACAGTTGCATGGGTATTCCCTGGACAGGGTTCGCAAAAAATTGGTATGGCAAAACAAATTGAAAATTTGCCCAACACAAAAGAGAGGTTTAGTTATGCTTCTGAGATATTTGAGAGAAATTTATTTGAAATTTGTGAGTTAAATTCTGAATCAACAAATTCTCTTGATGACTTGAATGACACAAGAAATACACAAATTTGTCTGTTTTTAGTTGAATCAATTTTATTAGATGCATTAAAGAATAATGGTTTTAAACCAAATTATGTTGCTGGGCATAGTTTAGGGGAAATAACTGCACTCTATTGTGCGGATGTTTTTACATTCGAAGATTGTGTAGCACTTATAAAAATAAGATCTCAACTAATGGTTAATGCTGGCAAAGGATCTATGGCAGCAGTAATTGGTTTTGATAGAAATCAACTTGATTTATTAGTAAAAAAAATTGATGATATTGTAATTGCTAATGATAATAGTTCCTCCCAAGTTGTCTTATCAGGCTCTCATGCAGCATTAGATAATTTATCGAGAGAAATTACTTGTAAAAGATTTTTGAAATTAAATGTTTCAGGTGCATTTCATTCACCATTTATGAATGAGCCTTCAGCAAAATTTTCTGAATATTTAAAACAGATTAAATTTAACAATCCTTCTTTTCCAGTCATAAGTAATTCTGAACCTTCACTTTGTAGTGATCCAAATGAGCTTAAAATTAGATTGAAAAACCAAATGTGTAATGGAGTAAGGTGGCGAGAAACTATGGATTTAATGGCAAAAGATAGTGATCTCCATATTGTTGAAATTGGTCCTTCAAATGTACTTAGCGGTTTAGGAAAAAGACATTTGAAGGATGTAAAAATTTCTCAAGTTTCATCTTCTGATCAAATAACTTATTAA
- a CDS encoding lysophospholipid acyltransferase family protein has translation MKNDIFQKLIYQLVSKLLVFPIYRFVFKGQVIGRDNIPQKDSFIMVSNHGSLLDPPLLGHALGRNISFMAKAELFKIPFLGFVIKACGAYPVKRGIADKNTIKIACKKLSHNNCIGIFIDGTRQKNGRVNKPKQGAALLAFKNQKLLLPVAIVNSHKLIRFKFFVPFFSKIVIKVGKPLQPPQSSSRDDLNSVTMRLQDNINTLIG, from the coding sequence ATGAAAAATGATATTTTTCAAAAATTAATCTATCAATTAGTTAGCAAACTTTTAGTATTTCCTATTTATAGATTTGTATTTAAAGGTCAAGTAATAGGTAGAGATAATATTCCGCAAAAAGATTCTTTTATAATGGTTTCTAATCATGGTTCTTTACTTGATCCTCCTTTGTTAGGACATGCTCTTGGACGTAATATATCTTTTATGGCCAAGGCAGAGCTTTTTAAAATTCCTTTTCTTGGCTTTGTAATCAAGGCTTGTGGTGCGTACCCTGTAAAGAGGGGCATTGCTGATAAAAATACCATTAAAATAGCATGTAAAAAGTTATCACATAACAATTGCATTGGAATTTTTATTGATGGTACTCGTCAAAAAAATGGGCGGGTTAATAAACCAAAACAAGGGGCTGCATTATTAGCCTTTAAAAATCAAAAACTATTATTGCCTGTGGCAATAGTTAATTCGCATAAACTAATAAGATTTAAATTCTTTGTTCCTTTCTTTTCAAAAATAGTTATTAAAGTGGGAAAACCCCTTCAACCTCCACAAAGTTCATCAAGAGATGATCTAAATTCTGTGACCATGCGCCTTCAAGATAATATTAATACTTTGATTGGATAA
- a CDS encoding molecular chaperone, whose protein sequence is MKHNLEERQKYPTLVIHSTDDCFGFGYRKNNNLESDKLFIKKFENDLCNNLIIDFKKFISKENLQKVKKISVSIGPANFNASRLIVVLARTISQQINCPLDSFSSFEIIAKRIASKNKIFTNKQSFWIYKKLKRKGFIAGKYEICCDKQKNGVSVIRETVLPKVFTALESEELVFEANYEDKEDLTELLNLSNKNLLNANVKSWQKVLPLYPISPIN, encoded by the coding sequence ATGAAACATAATCTCGAAGAAAGACAAAAATACCCTACATTAGTGATTCATAGCACAGACGATTGTTTTGGCTTTGGATACAGAAAAAACAATAATCTTGAATCTGATAAATTATTTATAAAAAAATTCGAAAATGACTTGTGTAACAATTTGATTATTGATTTCAAGAAATTTATTTCTAAAGAAAATTTACAAAAAGTAAAGAAAATATCTGTCAGCATAGGGCCAGCTAATTTTAATGCTTCAAGACTTATTGTAGTTTTAGCAAGAACTATTTCACAACAAATAAATTGTCCTTTAGACAGTTTTAGTTCATTTGAAATCATCGCGAAAAGAATTGCATCAAAAAATAAAATTTTTACAAATAAACAATCATTTTGGATTTACAAAAAATTAAAACGCAAGGGATTTATTGCAGGTAAATATGAGATTTGTTGTGACAAACAAAAAAATGGGGTTTCAGTCATTCGAGAAACAGTTTTACCAAAAGTTTTTACAGCATTAGAAAGTGAAGAACTTGTTTTTGAGGCTAATTATGAGGATAAGGAAGATTTAACAGAATTATTAAATTTATCCAATAAAAATTTATTAAATGCAAATGTAAAATCATGGCAAAAAGTTTTGCCACTGTACCCTATTTCTCCAATTAATTAA
- a CDS encoding Ycf34 family protein, which yields MCICINCKWVDRCITYHDVENNHGVNNICSVPDFKAKNPFIHVSIVKDESGIYKTDWDVQACESFTNEFGKWSKCNPGMKLPV from the coding sequence ATGTGCATTTGCATTAACTGTAAATGGGTTGATAGATGTATCACTTATCATGATGTTGAAAATAATCATGGTGTAAATAATATTTGTAGTGTTCCTGATTTTAAAGCAAAAAACCCTTTTATTCATGTCAGTATAGTTAAAGATGAGAGTGGTATTTACAAAACTGATTGGGATGTTCAAGCTTGTGAAAGTTTTACGAATGAATTTGGTAAATGGTCTAAATGTAATCCAGGTATGAAATTACCTGTTTAA
- a CDS encoding CCA tRNA nucleotidyltransferase: protein MKSNKILKNHTLIIDELERSIKFYHWNSILSFLPKGSYLVGGYIRDIILGRVTEEVDVDIVVPLNAIEIGKKISDNIESKFIILDKKREVVRIILNHISIDITNQISSTIEGDLMTRDFSINSIAFLFDKKCLFDPLNGLKDLENSLLRTYSEINLLNDPLRILRCFRFVSELNFKIDQELINFIKQNKGKLFLVSKERINYEIHKIVNGVNALEAVILVKEFNIIGSDNSYKDSFFLDLQKINYAELNQNEQEKFLPLFFITQILDEVSLETFKFSKAEIEKTKLLRKWHFLLKKKNIAQFNELDRFALHQELEMFLPSFIFYLPKNLRLDWLKRWRDKDDKLFHPSNIVDGNVIKKNLKIKDGPILGELLNYLSKELAYKRLNNFDEAIYKAKQWIEQNAPKCD, encoded by the coding sequence ATGAAAAGTAATAAGATTCTTAAAAATCATACACTAATAATTGATGAATTAGAGAGAAGTATAAAATTTTATCATTGGAATTCTATCTTATCTTTTTTACCTAAAGGCTCTTATTTAGTTGGTGGTTATATAAGGGATATTATTTTGGGAAGAGTAACTGAAGAAGTAGATGTTGATATTGTGGTACCTTTAAATGCTATTGAAATTGGAAAAAAGATTTCAGACAATATTGAATCTAAATTTATAATCTTAGATAAGAAAAGAGAAGTTGTAAGAATTATTCTTAATCATATTTCAATCGATATTACTAATCAAATTTCTTCCACAATAGAAGGGGATTTGATGACTAGGGACTTTTCAATTAATTCTATTGCTTTTTTATTTGATAAAAAGTGTTTGTTTGATCCATTAAATGGCTTAAAAGATCTAGAAAATTCTTTGTTGAGAACGTATTCAGAAATCAATTTACTGAATGATCCATTACGAATCTTAAGATGTTTTCGATTTGTTTCAGAATTGAATTTTAAAATTGATCAAGAACTAATTAATTTTATTAAACAAAATAAAGGGAAATTGTTCCTTGTTTCCAAAGAGAGGATTAATTATGAAATACATAAAATAGTAAATGGAGTAAATGCCCTTGAGGCAGTAATTTTGGTAAAAGAATTTAATATTATTGGGTCTGATAATTCATATAAAGATTCGTTTTTCTTAGATTTACAAAAAATTAATTATGCAGAACTTAATCAGAATGAACAAGAGAAATTTTTACCATTGTTTTTCATAACCCAAATATTAGATGAAGTATCTTTAGAGACATTTAAATTTAGTAAAGCTGAAATTGAAAAAACTAAGTTATTACGAAAATGGCACTTTTTGTTAAAGAAAAAAAATATTGCTCAGTTTAATGAATTAGATAGATTTGCATTACACCAGGAATTAGAGATGTTTCTTCCATCTTTTATTTTTTATTTACCTAAAAATTTACGATTAGATTGGCTTAAAAGGTGGCGTGACAAGGATGACAAACTATTTCATCCTTCAAATATAGTGGATGGTAATGTGATCAAAAAAAATCTGAAAATAAAGGACGGGCCTATATTAGGGGAGCTTTTAAATTATCTTTCAAAGGAGCTTGCTTATAAGAGATTGAATAATTTTGATGAAGCTATTTATAAAGCAAAGCAATGGATTGAACAAAATGCGCCAAAATGTGATTAA
- a CDS encoding RNA-binding protein, with the protein MSIRIYIGNLPQGFNPKEFDTLLKSVSDSIRFKAVLDKETKECRGFGFATSNNEENANLLIQKLNGFEFNGSKLRVELSDKKDSASNRRNSGNLNKNKKRKDFKKIVHSDAPNLEAPDPRWAGELSKLKDLLANQKTPA; encoded by the coding sequence ATGAGCATTCGCATTTACATTGGAAATTTACCACAAGGATTTAATCCAAAAGAATTTGATACACTTCTAAAATCAGTTTCTGATTCGATTAGATTTAAAGCAGTTTTAGATAAGGAAACTAAGGAATGTAGAGGGTTTGGTTTTGCGACATCAAACAATGAAGAGAATGCTAATTTACTAATTCAAAAATTAAACGGTTTTGAATTTAATGGTTCTAAATTAAGAGTAGAACTATCAGATAAGAAAGATTCTGCTTCAAATAGAAGAAATAGTGGCAACTTAAATAAGAACAAGAAGAGAAAAGATTTTAAGAAAATTGTCCATAGCGACGCTCCTAATCTCGAAGCCCCTGATCCAAGATGGGCTGGAGAACTATCCAAGTTAAAAGATTTGTTAGCTAATCAAAAGACACCTGCTTAG
- a CDS encoding phytoene synthase encodes MKNSISQLDQAYEICRKETQQWAKTFYLGTLLLPLEKRKAIWAIYVWCRRTDEIMDSLEASTKSQDELSDNLDAWEENTKNVFEGNIKSELDAVLLDTIEKYPQNIQPYLDMIDGQRMDLNKFRYKDFEELKLYCYRVAGTVGLMTQNVMGLDSAYTSAPWSAKPDPSESAIALGIANQLTNILRDVGEDRQRGRIYLPQADIKKFNYSEEELLKGEINKQWKELMNFQLKRARDWFQKSEDGIKWLSSDARWPVWTSLRLYRGILDSIERLDYDVFNNRAFVKNSVKAFEIPISFLISRIK; translated from the coding sequence TTGAAAAATTCAATTTCTCAACTAGATCAAGCATATGAAATATGCCGTAAAGAAACTCAACAATGGGCTAAAACCTTTTACTTGGGAACTCTTCTACTACCATTAGAAAAAAGAAAGGCTATATGGGCTATTTATGTATGGTGTAGAAGAACTGATGAGATAATGGATAGTTTAGAAGCTTCAACTAAATCTCAAGATGAACTTTCAGATAATTTAGATGCATGGGAAGAAAATACAAAGAATGTATTTGAAGGAAATATTAAATCTGAATTAGACGCAGTTTTATTAGATACCATCGAAAAATATCCGCAAAATATTCAACCTTATTTAGATATGATCGATGGTCAAAGAATGGATCTCAATAAATTTAGATACAAAGATTTTGAAGAATTAAAACTCTATTGTTATAGAGTCGCAGGAACTGTTGGTTTAATGACTCAGAATGTTATGGGTCTAGATAGTGCTTATACATCAGCGCCATGGAGTGCGAAACCTGACCCCTCAGAGTCGGCTATAGCATTAGGTATAGCCAATCAATTGACGAATATATTGAGAGATGTCGGAGAAGATAGGCAAAGAGGTAGAATTTATCTCCCACAAGCAGATATTAAAAAATTTAATTATTCAGAAGAAGAACTTTTAAAAGGTGAAATAAACAAGCAGTGGAAAGAGCTGATGAACTTTCAATTAAAAAGGGCTCGGGATTGGTTCCAAAAGTCTGAAGATGGGATTAAGTGGTTATCTTCCGATGCAAGATGGCCAGTTTGGACATCCTTACGTCTCTATAGAGGAATATTAGATTCTATTGAAAGGTTAGACTATGATGTTTTTAATAACAGAGCCTTTGTAAAAAATTCTGTAAAAGCCTTTGAGATTCCTATATCTTTTTTAATTTCTCGAATTAAATAA